The Stratiformator vulcanicus genome has a segment encoding these proteins:
- a CDS encoding sugar phosphate isomerase/epimerase family protein — protein MARPVTLFTGQWADLKLEDLCKMAGTAADGSGFGYDGLELACWGDHFEVDKALADDTYCAKKRELLERHGLKLFSISNHLVGQAVLDNIDGRHQAILPEYVWGDGDPAGVNERASEEMKNTARAAQKLDVKVVNGFTGSSIWPLLYDFPPTPRDMIDGGFDLLAERWNPILDVFQECGVRFALEVHPTEIAFDIYSAERSLEALGHREEFGFNFDPSHLIWQGIDPVEFIRAFPDRIYHVHMKDAKVTLNGKTGILTSHLPFGDARRGWDFRSVGRGGVNFEDIIRALNDIGYDGPLSVEWEDSGMQREQGAKEAAAYCKNIDFQPSGRAFDSAFGD, from the coding sequence ATGGCCCGTCCTGTGACGCTCTTTACCGGCCAATGGGCCGATCTGAAACTCGAAGACCTCTGCAAAATGGCCGGCACAGCCGCCGACGGCAGCGGATTCGGGTATGACGGCCTCGAACTGGCCTGCTGGGGCGATCACTTCGAGGTCGACAAGGCTTTGGCGGATGACACGTACTGCGCGAAAAAGCGGGAACTGCTGGAGCGGCATGGGCTGAAGCTGTTCTCGATTTCGAACCACCTCGTCGGGCAGGCGGTGCTCGACAACATCGACGGCCGACACCAGGCGATCTTGCCGGAATACGTCTGGGGTGACGGCGACCCGGCCGGCGTCAACGAGCGCGCCTCCGAAGAAATGAAGAACACCGCGCGAGCCGCACAAAAGCTCGACGTGAAGGTCGTCAACGGATTCACCGGTTCGAGCATCTGGCCTTTGCTCTACGACTTTCCGCCGACGCCGCGCGACATGATCGACGGCGGTTTCGACCTGCTCGCCGAACGCTGGAATCCGATCCTCGACGTGTTCCAGGAATGCGGCGTCCGCTTCGCGCTGGAAGTCCACCCGACCGAAATCGCGTTCGACATCTATTCGGCGGAACGCTCCCTTGAAGCGCTCGGCCATCGCGAAGAGTTCGGTTTCAATTTCGACCCCAGTCACCTGATTTGGCAGGGCATCGATCCGGTCGAATTCATCCGCGCCTTCCCGGACCGCATCTATCACGTCCACATGAAGGACGCGAAGGTCACGCTCAACGGGAAGACCGGCATCCTGACGAGCCATCTGCCATTTGGCGATGCGCGACGCGGATGGGACTTCCGCAGCGTCGGCCGAGGCGGCGTCAACTTCGAGGACATCATCCGCGCCCTCAACGATATCGGATACGACGGACCGCTGAGCGTCGAATGGGAAGACAGTGGAATGCAGCGTGAGCAAGGGGCCAAAGAAGCAGCCGCCTACTGCAAGAACATCGATTTCCAACCCTCCGGCCGCGCCTTCGACTCTGCCTTCGGCGACTGA
- a CDS encoding DUF1570 domain-containing protein translates to MKLRHSVGVVAALTLVFGISASTEAQFSSSIDERRLESLRQRYTQEQDRLVLKLETIAVSRESAGDFDSARQIRDLAVPPDRRVITVRKLPETLRPEIPLSLQPDERAWRLKLRQTLDDYSLDLYRLSRQAVGLSQASLAFELLRQSAHYNPDNVAARKLLGYVRGGDGWVRPYESIKRRRGEVDHATFGWIPASHVERYENGERYFRGTWISADREREIRRDFKNAWSAETEHYIVKTNHSLERGVEIARALETFHSAFFQVFAAFFESPDEMQRLFNTSSRARTSDDRYVVHFYADKDQYVDALIRKMPQIAITNGFYYPADRVAYFYHSDDPANLETVFHEATHQLMYEALPFDRAIATRAHFWVVEGIACYMESFRVEDGRGSLGRPDHVRFRAARFRLDHDEYYVPLAAFSSMGMAEFQTSRNIKQNYSQAAGLAHFFMHFDDGSYRDALIEYLSDIHAGDQGRRRAVRNLAALTGVAYQTLDKQYKQYIAGLGEVPRAEAAQPRRVLINPQR, encoded by the coding sequence ATGAAATTACGACACTCCGTTGGGGTCGTGGCCGCGCTCACGTTGGTCTTCGGCATCTCGGCATCGACCGAGGCGCAATTTTCGAGTTCGATCGACGAACGACGACTGGAGTCGTTGAGGCAACGGTACACGCAGGAGCAGGACCGGCTGGTCCTGAAACTCGAAACGATCGCGGTCAGCCGCGAGAGTGCCGGCGACTTCGACTCGGCTCGGCAAATCAGAGATCTGGCCGTCCCACCCGATCGCCGCGTGATTACCGTCCGGAAGCTGCCGGAGACACTGCGGCCCGAAATCCCGCTCAGTCTCCAACCGGATGAGCGGGCGTGGCGGCTGAAACTGCGGCAGACGCTCGATGACTACTCGCTCGATCTGTACCGGCTCTCCCGCCAAGCCGTGGGATTGAGTCAGGCCAGTCTCGCGTTCGAACTGCTGCGTCAGTCAGCACATTACAATCCGGACAACGTGGCTGCCCGCAAGTTGCTCGGATACGTCCGCGGAGGCGACGGCTGGGTTCGGCCGTACGAGTCAATTAAGCGACGGCGCGGCGAAGTCGACCACGCCACCTTCGGTTGGATTCCCGCCTCACACGTGGAGCGCTACGAGAACGGGGAACGGTATTTCCGCGGCACGTGGATCTCGGCCGATCGCGAACGAGAGATCCGGCGCGATTTTAAGAACGCGTGGTCGGCTGAAACCGAACACTACATCGTAAAGACCAATCACAGCTTGGAGCGGGGCGTCGAAATCGCGCGGGCGTTGGAGACGTTTCACTCGGCGTTCTTTCAGGTCTTCGCCGCGTTTTTTGAGTCGCCTGACGAGATGCAGCGGCTGTTCAACACGTCGTCACGGGCACGGACTTCGGATGACCGGTACGTCGTTCATTTCTACGCCGATAAAGATCAGTACGTCGATGCGCTGATCCGGAAGATGCCGCAGATCGCGATTACCAACGGCTTCTATTATCCCGCCGACCGTGTCGCCTACTTCTACCACTCCGACGACCCGGCGAATTTGGAGACGGTATTCCACGAAGCCACGCATCAATTGATGTACGAGGCCCTGCCGTTCGATCGCGCGATCGCGACGCGGGCTCACTTCTGGGTCGTCGAAGGAATTGCCTGCTATATGGAGTCGTTCCGCGTTGAAGATGGTCGGGGCTCGCTGGGCCGTCCCGACCATGTCCGATTTCGCGCCGCACGGTTTCGACTCGACCATGATGAGTACTACGTGCCGCTGGCCGCGTTCTCCTCAATGGGCATGGCCGAATTTCAGACGTCGCGGAACATTAAGCAGAACTATTCGCAAGCCGCAGGACTGGCTCACTTCTTCATGCACTTCGACGACGGCAGTTATCGCGACGCCCTGATCGAGTACCTGTCCGACATTCACGCCGGGGACCAGGGCCGCCGGCGAGCGGTCCGCAATCTCGCCGCCCTGACCGGGGTGGCCTACCAGACTCTCGACAAGCAGTACAAGCAGTACATTGCGGGATTAGGAGAAGTGCCTCGGGCAGAGGCAGCGCAGCCTCGGCGTGTGCTGATTAATCCGCAGCGGTAA
- the ribD gene encoding bifunctional diaminohydroxyphosphoribosylaminopyrimidine deaminase/5-amino-6-(5-phosphoribosylamino)uracil reductase RibD: protein MDARIGGGAEDGRRQTLGSGKLTTGDAAMAHTFPNDEAAMRRALELAGRGLGYVEPNPPVGAVIVDKHRNLIAEGFHERFGGPHAEVNALVAAGDRARGQTMFVTLEPCCHTGKTGPCSRAVIEAGIKRVVVAMRDPAPHVDGGGLSELEAAGLEVVVGLCEREARELTAPFVTLISEKRPWVHAKWAMTLDGKIASRTGHSQWISGAESRQVVHELRGRMDAVIVGAGTAAADDPQLTARPPGPRTATRIVIDSGAMLSLESKLVATAREVPVLVFAGEKAGAERVAALQAARVEVIQLPVDGASHLDPAAVLEVLGRRQMTNVLIEGGGGLLGSFFDRDLIDEAHVFVAPKLVGGKDAIDPVGGEGLATIPSKSQFRDFSIKQTGDDVYLHGQRSRDWIGGPVTAAD from the coding sequence TTGGACGCCCGAATCGGCGGCGGAGCCGAAGACGGGCGGCGGCAAACTTTGGGTTCCGGGAAGCTGACGACGGGCGATGCCGCCATGGCGCATACCTTCCCCAATGACGAAGCGGCCATGCGCCGCGCTCTCGAACTGGCCGGTCGCGGCCTCGGGTATGTCGAGCCGAATCCCCCGGTCGGTGCGGTGATCGTCGATAAGCACCGAAACTTGATTGCCGAAGGCTTTCATGAACGCTTCGGCGGCCCGCACGCCGAGGTCAACGCGCTCGTCGCTGCGGGCGATCGTGCCCGTGGCCAGACGATGTTTGTCACACTCGAACCCTGCTGTCACACCGGTAAGACAGGCCCCTGCAGCCGGGCGGTTATTGAAGCCGGTATCAAACGCGTCGTCGTCGCAATGCGGGATCCGGCTCCGCACGTCGACGGCGGAGGCCTCAGTGAACTCGAAGCGGCGGGTCTCGAAGTTGTGGTCGGGCTGTGCGAACGCGAAGCTCGCGAGCTCACAGCCCCTTTCGTCACACTCATCAGTGAAAAACGCCCGTGGGTTCATGCCAAGTGGGCGATGACTCTCGACGGCAAAATCGCGAGCCGGACCGGTCACTCGCAATGGATCTCCGGAGCAGAGTCGCGGCAAGTCGTGCACGAACTTCGCGGTCGGATGGACGCGGTAATCGTCGGCGCGGGAACGGCCGCGGCCGACGATCCCCAACTCACCGCCCGCCCGCCGGGTCCAAGGACTGCCACCCGGATCGTCATCGATTCCGGGGCGATGCTCTCACTCGAATCGAAACTGGTGGCGACCGCCCGCGAGGTTCCCGTGCTCGTTTTTGCCGGCGAGAAAGCGGGGGCAGAACGTGTCGCTGCGCTGCAAGCCGCCAGAGTGGAAGTGATCCAGCTTCCGGTCGACGGCGCCTCACATCTCGACCCCGCCGCAGTACTCGAGGTACTCGGCCGGCGGCAGATGACCAACGTCCTCATCGAAGGCGGCGGCGGCCTGCTCGGGTCGTTCTTCGATCGCGATCTGATCGACGAAGCCCACGTCTTCGTCGCCCCGAAGCTGGTCGGTGGAAAGGACGCGATTGACCCGGTCGGTGGCGAAGGGCTTGCGACAATACCTTCAAAGTCGCAGTTCCGTGACTTCTCTATCAAGCAGACCGGCGATGACGTTTATCTACACGGCCAACGGTCTCGGGATTGGATTGGCGGGCCGGTTACCGCTGCGGATTAA
- a CDS encoding tetratricopeptide repeat protein, with protein MAYDVYQPCPLCTDRKMKFCCAGIAEEMGKVAKLQESNQPRAALRILEKLAESNPDTIWNQATRASILLNEGDPQQAFEIMERLIRVDSKNLTVVALHAVTNFAAEGYDSARNSIWRAFHRCVESHADLISSLALGISAEFFAMRKFPASRQHLVLAMRFAPPEHRQDIFVRLLEFDGNSDVPYLLRGSHNLIEPVPDLSGEQADQAHKAYVLASFGVFGKSADRYEQLLGESVNAALAYNAALAHAWTGDESKAAELLHRAAGEESDFEVAAEYEALAQLFELSDEERLLPIRSQRFQCEGVSRLLTVLDDVDRVRRLPQPPQEERDDLPDAMFEVLDQPIPATDDAGQVALEDTPRVIAQVAVYDRSDNGAGIVILSGLSGTGFDSAAQLLGDADLPLNADGEAVDSGEGWPADLAALYWTPAFPEEMPVRKQRELEHHRYRKVVFEDWKDSPLHALDGKTPAVAAGDESMRARVVGAIHVLDAFCDRARYELDLDEFRTALGLPALERRAAASESLNSFSTLQLRRVPLAETDEKQLGLILNRALILRHRQMLYKVLGEALERPPADVDMVRIYQTMTDLCRDRGEVERALEMLSAGRDVSRAKKEEGFEEVFRWDMRELSLRMEDPKDPELPGLISRLRSYYGPKLPQFEDYLQQLIAAYKIDVGPSIVGKDEPDASSGGLWTPESAAEPKTGGGKLWVPGS; from the coding sequence ATGGCTTACGACGTTTACCAGCCTTGCCCGCTGTGTACCGACCGCAAAATGAAGTTCTGCTGCGCGGGCATTGCCGAAGAAATGGGCAAAGTCGCCAAGCTGCAGGAATCGAATCAGCCACGGGCAGCGCTGCGCATCCTCGAGAAGTTGGCCGAGTCGAACCCGGACACTATTTGGAATCAGGCGACTCGCGCGTCGATCCTGCTGAACGAAGGCGATCCTCAACAGGCGTTCGAGATCATGGAGCGGCTCATCCGAGTCGACTCGAAGAATCTGACGGTTGTCGCTCTGCACGCTGTCACCAATTTCGCCGCCGAAGGCTACGATTCGGCTCGCAACTCGATCTGGAGGGCGTTTCACCGGTGCGTCGAGTCGCACGCCGACTTGATCAGCAGCCTTGCGCTGGGCATTTCGGCCGAGTTCTTCGCGATGCGAAAGTTCCCGGCCTCCCGGCAGCATCTCGTCCTCGCGATGCGATTCGCCCCGCCCGAACACCGGCAGGACATTTTCGTCCGGCTGCTCGAGTTCGACGGCAATTCCGACGTCCCCTATCTGCTGCGCGGCTCACATAACTTGATCGAGCCGGTGCCCGATTTGTCCGGCGAGCAAGCAGATCAGGCTCACAAGGCCTATGTACTCGCCTCGTTTGGTGTGTTCGGGAAGTCGGCGGACCGCTACGAGCAGCTTTTGGGAGAAAGCGTCAATGCGGCCTTGGCTTACAACGCCGCTCTTGCTCACGCGTGGACCGGTGATGAGTCGAAGGCGGCCGAACTGCTTCACCGGGCCGCCGGTGAGGAGTCTGATTTCGAAGTCGCCGCCGAATATGAGGCGCTCGCTCAGCTATTCGAATTGAGCGATGAAGAACGACTGCTGCCGATTCGCTCGCAGAGATTTCAGTGCGAGGGAGTCTCTCGGTTGCTCACCGTGCTCGATGACGTCGACCGCGTGAGGCGACTCCCACAGCCTCCGCAGGAGGAGCGAGACGACCTGCCTGACGCGATGTTCGAAGTGCTCGATCAGCCGATCCCCGCGACCGATGATGCCGGTCAGGTCGCTTTGGAAGACACGCCCCGCGTCATTGCGCAGGTGGCGGTCTACGACCGAAGTGATAACGGAGCCGGTATCGTTATTTTAAGCGGCTTGAGCGGAACCGGATTCGACTCGGCGGCGCAATTACTCGGCGACGCCGACCTGCCGCTGAATGCCGACGGAGAGGCCGTTGACTCGGGCGAAGGCTGGCCGGCCGATCTCGCCGCCCTCTACTGGACTCCGGCGTTCCCCGAAGAGATGCCGGTTCGAAAGCAGCGGGAACTCGAACATCATCGCTACCGCAAAGTCGTTTTCGAAGATTGGAAAGACTCGCCGCTGCATGCCCTTGACGGCAAAACACCCGCGGTCGCGGCCGGCGACGAATCGATGCGAGCCCGCGTGGTCGGGGCGATCCATGTCCTCGATGCGTTCTGCGACCGGGCCCGCTACGAACTCGATCTCGACGAGTTCCGAACCGCACTCGGGCTTCCGGCATTGGAGCGGCGGGCGGCGGCTTCGGAGTCGCTCAATTCGTTCTCAACATTGCAGCTTCGCCGCGTCCCGCTTGCCGAGACCGATGAAAAACAACTGGGGCTGATTCTCAATCGGGCCTTGATTCTGCGGCACCGGCAAATGCTCTACAAGGTACTCGGCGAGGCCTTGGAGCGGCCCCCCGCCGACGTCGATATGGTCCGCATCTATCAAACGATGACCGACCTGTGCCGCGATCGTGGCGAAGTCGAACGGGCTCTGGAAATGTTGTCAGCCGGTCGTGACGTCTCGCGGGCAAAAAAAGAAGAAGGCTTCGAGGAGGTCTTTCGCTGGGACATGAGAGAACTGTCTCTCCGCATGGAAGACCCGAAGGACCCGGAGCTTCCCGGACTGATCTCACGCCTGCGTTCGTACTACGGGCCGAAGCTGCCGCAGTTTGAAGACTACCTGCAGCAATTGATCGCCGCCTATAAAATTGATGTCGGCCCTTCGATCGTCGGGAAGGACGAACCCGACGCCTCGAGCGGCGGACTTTGGACGCCCGAATCGGCGGCGGAGCCGAAGACGGGCGGCGGCAAACTTTGGGTTCCGGGAAGCTGA
- the asnB gene encoding asparagine synthase (glutamine-hydrolyzing), translating into MCGILGIVDLPGRSPRLSRADVDAMRDTMADRGPDGAGTFAERNVILAHRRLAIRDREGGTQPWVTERPPLALVYNGEIYNDTELKRLLSTGVSGEFQTRCDTEVIPAAYLRWGERCVEHFAGMFAFGLYDLRQDRLLLARDRFGVKPLYFSVIGSQFVFASSIASILRHPELTPEPNYRAVSHYLSTLRLTLARETMYRGIFSLLPGERLIWDRGQIRIERYWNYPSAGMASEKPDDVWEAAETLQQDLRRSVSRRLRADVPVGLFLSGGVDSSTLSVAVRDQTNRDLPAVCGFGTGAEEDLSAAKRCADHVKADLTPVRVDADRYRGRWEAMVERFRLPMATPNDVVIAEISAAIKPTAGVVLGGEGADELLAGYDAVSRGADDFDRLRAIETGQSGLTPSAERLFRSSLLRYSGRTQFESAVDYYFATNSLLLPEAKRALLRPQVWEAIDADDAVRQWYAGFFEAGQQTADGYARLLHEVNLESLLSRLDRATMSVGLEARVPYTDHELVATAFRMPHELKIAVAPEEPAPFLAAGELKRRGTLEGKRPLRTLARSVLPHALADRPKTSFPTPVGRWLSQEWSASTAERLRSSEFLRTMLTDEAVDGLADATPHLGMQAWPLVNLAMWGDSEFENRAAA; encoded by the coding sequence ATGTGCGGAATTCTGGGAATCGTCGATCTGCCGGGACGATCACCGCGACTATCGCGAGCCGATGTCGACGCGATGCGCGACACCATGGCCGATCGCGGTCCCGACGGAGCGGGGACATTCGCCGAGCGAAATGTGATCCTGGCCCATCGCCGACTGGCCATTCGCGACCGAGAGGGTGGCACGCAGCCTTGGGTCACCGAACGGCCGCCGCTGGCACTCGTTTACAACGGCGAAATCTACAACGACACCGAACTCAAACGGCTGTTATCGACCGGCGTCAGTGGTGAGTTTCAGACCCGCTGCGACACCGAGGTCATCCCGGCGGCTTATCTCCGCTGGGGGGAACGCTGCGTCGAGCATTTCGCGGGCATGTTCGCATTCGGCCTGTATGATTTGCGACAGGACCGCTTGCTGCTGGCTCGCGATCGATTCGGAGTAAAGCCTCTGTACTTCAGTGTGATCGGGTCGCAGTTCGTTTTCGCCAGCTCGATCGCGTCGATCCTGCGACATCCTGAATTGACACCTGAGCCCAACTATCGAGCCGTCAGCCATTACCTGTCGACACTGCGGCTCACGTTGGCTCGAGAGACAATGTACCGCGGCATCTTCTCGCTACTGCCGGGAGAGCGATTGATTTGGGACCGCGGACAAATCCGCATTGAACGGTATTGGAATTACCCCTCCGCCGGCATGGCATCAGAAAAGCCGGACGATGTCTGGGAGGCCGCCGAGACACTTCAGCAGGACCTTCGCCGATCGGTTTCTCGGCGTCTGCGGGCCGATGTTCCCGTCGGATTGTTTCTCAGCGGAGGGGTCGATTCCTCGACGTTGTCAGTCGCCGTTCGCGATCAGACGAATCGCGATCTGCCCGCCGTGTGCGGATTCGGCACCGGCGCGGAGGAGGACCTTTCCGCCGCGAAACGCTGCGCAGACCATGTGAAGGCCGATCTCACACCGGTCAGGGTGGATGCTGATCGGTACCGGGGCAGGTGGGAGGCGATGGTCGAACGCTTTCGGCTACCGATGGCAACGCCGAATGACGTCGTGATCGCGGAGATTTCGGCGGCGATCAAACCGACCGCGGGCGTCGTGCTCGGCGGCGAAGGGGCGGACGAATTGCTGGCCGGATATGACGCCGTCAGCCGCGGGGCCGATGACTTTGATCGACTGCGAGCGATCGAAACGGGGCAGTCCGGACTGACCCCATCGGCCGAGCGACTCTTTCGAAGCTCGTTGCTTCGCTATTCGGGCCGGACACAATTTGAATCGGCGGTCGACTATTACTTCGCCACAAACAGCCTCTTGTTGCCGGAAGCGAAACGGGCTTTGTTGCGTCCCCAAGTTTGGGAGGCGATTGATGCCGACGACGCGGTCCGCCAATGGTATGCCGGCTTCTTCGAAGCTGGGCAACAGACGGCAGACGGATACGCGCGGCTGCTGCATGAGGTCAATTTGGAATCGCTGCTGTCGAGACTGGATCGCGCGACGATGTCGGTCGGGCTGGAAGCTCGAGTGCCCTATACCGATCACGAGTTGGTGGCGACCGCCTTTCGCATGCCGCACGAGTTGAAAATCGCCGTTGCTCCGGAGGAGCCGGCACCGTTTCTGGCGGCGGGCGAATTGAAACGGCGTGGGACGTTGGAAGGCAAGCGCCCGCTCCGCACGCTGGCTCGGTCGGTTTTGCCGCATGCACTTGCCGATCGGCCAAAAACCAGTTTTCCGACTCCGGTCGGTCGTTGGCTCTCACAGGAATGGTCTGCCTCGACGGCCGAACGGCTGCGTTCGAGCGAATTTCTGCGGACGATGCTGACCGATGAAGCGGTCGATGGACTCGCCGACGCCACTCCTCATCTGGGAATGCAGGCGTGGCCGCTGGTCAATTTGGCGATGTGGGGCGATTCGGAATTCGAAAATCGCGCCGCGGCGTGA
- the gnd gene encoding decarboxylating NADP(+)-dependent phosphogluconate dehydrogenase, with amino-acid sequence MSQHDIGLVGLAVMGQNLVLNMANKGFSVGVNNRTTSTMEKFVNGLGDLPEGVVHEGTPDRIAGYETLEELVKNLKSPRRVMLMVKAGPAVDAIADTLVPLLDEGDIIIDGGNADFEDTNRRVPHYREKGIQFLGVGVSGGEEGALKGPSIMPGGSEDAWPHVKDIYQAISAKVEDGSPCCEWVGPDGAGHYVKMVHNGIEYGDMQLICEAYFLMKEALGLSNQEFHEVFKEWDEGTLDSYLIEITKDIFTVKDPETGNYLVDQILDTAKQKGTGKWMSQHALDLGVPTTLVTEAVYARCLSGQKDARVRASTQLPGPAEPLPTIEDKKAFIEDIRQALYASKIVSYAQGYVQLDAAAEEFGWKLNNGDIALLWRGGCIIRSRFLGDIKAAFDKNPELENLLLDDFFKNAIGKAQAGWRNVVATGARLGIPMPAFTAALSYYDGYRRDRLPANLLQAQRDYFGAHTYERIDKPRGETFHTDWIRERTL; translated from the coding sequence ATGTCTCAGCACGATATCGGCCTCGTCGGCTTGGCCGTGATGGGCCAGAACCTCGTCCTCAATATGGCGAACAAGGGGTTCTCGGTCGGTGTCAATAACCGCACCACGTCGACGATGGAAAAGTTCGTGAACGGACTGGGCGATCTGCCGGAAGGGGTCGTCCATGAAGGGACGCCCGACCGAATCGCCGGGTACGAGACGCTCGAAGAACTCGTCAAAAATCTGAAGTCGCCGCGCCGCGTTATGTTGATGGTCAAAGCCGGACCAGCAGTCGACGCCATCGCCGATACGCTCGTACCGCTGCTCGATGAGGGCGACATTATTATCGACGGCGGCAACGCCGACTTTGAGGACACCAACCGCCGCGTCCCGCACTATCGCGAGAAGGGAATTCAATTCCTCGGCGTCGGTGTGTCCGGAGGTGAAGAAGGCGCGCTCAAGGGGCCGTCGATTATGCCGGGCGGCTCCGAAGATGCGTGGCCACACGTCAAAGACATCTACCAAGCGATCTCCGCGAAGGTCGAAGACGGCAGCCCCTGCTGCGAGTGGGTGGGGCCGGACGGAGCCGGGCACTATGTAAAGATGGTGCACAACGGCATCGAATACGGCGACATGCAGCTCATCTGCGAGGCGTACTTCCTGATGAAGGAAGCCCTTGGCCTTTCCAATCAGGAGTTCCACGAAGTCTTCAAAGAGTGGGACGAAGGCACCCTCGACAGTTACCTGATTGAAATCACAAAAGACATCTTCACCGTGAAGGATCCCGAGACCGGCAACTATCTGGTCGATCAAATCCTCGATACGGCCAAGCAAAAGGGCACCGGCAAATGGATGAGCCAGCACGCCCTCGACCTCGGCGTACCGACCACGCTGGTGACCGAAGCCGTCTACGCCCGCTGCCTCTCCGGTCAGAAGGACGCTCGAGTGCGGGCGTCGACTCAATTGCCCGGCCCGGCCGAACCATTGCCAACGATCGAAGACAAGAAAGCTTTCATCGAAGACATCCGGCAGGCCCTGTATGCCTCGAAGATCGTCTCTTACGCACAGGGTTATGTGCAGCTCGACGCCGCTGCCGAAGAGTTCGGTTGGAAGCTCAATAACGGCGACATCGCCCTATTGTGGCGGGGCGGCTGCATCATTCGCTCGCGCTTCCTCGGCGACATCAAAGCGGCGTTCGATAAGAATCCCGAGCTTGAGAACCTGCTGCTCGACGACTTCTTCAAAAACGCGATCGGCAAGGCGCAGGCCGGTTGGCGGAACGTCGTCGCGACCGGTGCCCGCTTGGGAATTCCCATGCCCGCCTTCACCGCCGCACTCAGCTATTACGATGGCTACCGACGCGATCGCCTCCCCGCGAACTTGTTGCAGGCGCAGCGTGATTACTTCGGTGCGCACACCTACGAACGCATCGACAAGCCGCGCGGCGAAACGTTCCACACCGATTGGATCCGGGAACGAACGCTCTAA
- a CDS encoding GNAT family N-acetyltransferase, translating to MEVRQIGQEDRDEWLKLRTRLWPTESGEPMTSASHVTLDNQHAAVFVAEHEGRLVGFAEVSVRAQAEGCRTSPVGYLEGWYVDAANRSSGVGGTLVKAAEDWASQQGCREMASDCVLGNTVGLVAHEHLGYRPTVKSVFLRKSLS from the coding sequence ATGGAAGTTCGACAAATCGGACAGGAAGATCGCGACGAATGGCTGAAGCTGCGAACGCGGCTTTGGCCGACCGAATCGGGCGAGCCGATGACCTCCGCATCGCACGTTACGCTCGACAATCAACACGCGGCCGTATTTGTGGCTGAGCATGAGGGCCGGCTCGTCGGGTTCGCGGAAGTCTCCGTTCGCGCGCAAGCGGAGGGTTGTCGGACGTCGCCGGTCGGCTATTTGGAGGGTTGGTACGTCGACGCGGCCAACCGTTCCAGCGGCGTGGGCGGAACGCTGGTGAAGGCGGCCGAAGACTGGGCGAGTCAACAGGGTTGCCGCGAAATGGCATCCGACTGCGTGCTGGGAAACACAGTCGGACTCGTCGCGCACGAGCATCTCGGCTATCGTCCCACGGTGAAAAGCGTATTTCTGCGAAAGTCGCTGTCTTAA
- a CDS encoding MBL fold metallo-hydrolase codes for MKLIFLGTGGFQPTDSRHTLCLMIPELGIVFDAGTGAYRIKNYLATKDITFFMSHAHLDHIVGLTYLLPEMTMGTVESATVHGEQAKLDAIQEHLYSEHVFPVKMKYAWTPLDGPVDVPGGGRLTYRHQEHPGGSIGYRIDWPDRSIAYVTDTTANGSPESIDFVRGVDLLVHECDFEDKDESFAHMTGHSHTTPVAELARDAEVGRLMLVHFDPLAADTDHPIDIEVARNIFPKTTIANDLDEIDF; via the coding sequence ATGAAGTTGATCTTCCTCGGAACCGGTGGATTTCAGCCGACCGATTCGCGCCACACGCTCTGCCTGATGATTCCGGAACTCGGAATCGTATTCGACGCCGGAACCGGGGCGTATCGAATTAAGAATTATCTGGCGACGAAAGACATCACGTTCTTTATGTCGCACGCCCACCTCGATCACATCGTCGGGCTGACCTATCTGCTCCCGGAAATGACGATGGGTACGGTCGAAAGCGCGACCGTGCATGGCGAGCAGGCCAAATTGGATGCGATCCAAGAGCATCTTTATTCAGAGCATGTCTTCCCGGTAAAAATGAAATATGCGTGGACGCCGCTGGATGGTCCGGTCGACGTGCCGGGCGGCGGTCGTCTGACATACCGCCACCAGGAGCACCCCGGCGGTAGTATCGGCTATCGGATCGACTGGCCCGATCGCTCGATCGCTTACGTGACCGATACGACCGCCAACGGCTCACCGGAGTCGATCGATTTCGTTCGAGGGGTCGACCTTCTGGTGCATGAGTGCGACTTCGAAGACAAGGATGAATCATTTGCCCACATGACGGGGCACAGCCACACCACGCCCGTCGCCGAACTCGCCCGTGACGCGGAAGTGGGGCGATTGATGCTGGTTCATTTCGATCCTCTCGCTGCCGACACCGATCACCCGATCGACATCGAAGTGGCCCGAAATATCTTCCCGAAGACCACGATCGCCAACGATCTGGATGAGATCGACTTCTGA